The Vigna angularis cultivar LongXiaoDou No.4 chromosome 9, ASM1680809v1, whole genome shotgun sequence DNA window CATGCTCAATAATTAAACTACAGCACAACGTGACAGCAACAATGAAAAATGAACCATTTCGTAAGTAGTCtttgattaattttgaattttgatgtaTTTCATGTATTAAGATGCAAGAGCTACATTGACAAAACATAACTATTAAGATGCAAAGTATTATTTTCCTTAAGACAAATAATGCGCCGTTAGTTTCGGTCGTACAaccaataatatttaaaagggGTGCATAAACTAAATTTGATTTCGTTTTATAAACAACTAATGTACAGGAGTTAGCCGTATAATAGAAATGTGatgatttctttaattttagagTTAGACCAAAATaaccaaacataaatataacCACGGACTAAAATCCCATAATTTTACCATCCAATGACAATACTACAAAATTAAATAGCATTTTTGAATGATAAAGTGCATAGTTACTGATATCCTGAACAAAGACTCAAAATTGTACTCTGGATCAACTCCTCAATCGAAGTACGACGACTTAAAATAAGCAGCAAAATTTATGCATTGAAAACAAAAGGAAAGGTGTAAACTGCGTTTAACTCTCGGTCTGCTCCCTCAGCCTTCGAATGGTGCTTCGGACAGTCACGGCACTGGCAGTACTGTCAAGAATACGGACaagcaaaaacatatttttaactaCCATACAACAAGAAATAATTACAAGTAGAAGACAGCATAGCAAGATTCTTACTTCAATGTATAAGCACCTCCAGCCTTCACTTTTCCACAGTCTTTGCATCCCCAAATGCCAACAGCCTTCCTCTTAACAGCGtactgaaaaacaaaaacaccatCAAATACTGACCTTAGGCCACAGTCAAAGAATATGGGTTATCATGTCCAGAGTCTTATATATGGCATATAGGAGAAGGCGAAATTCTGCTATATAAACACATGGATTGCAGCGCAAAGCACAACCGTTCAAGGACTCTCTTCACGAATTGCAACTGGTAGTTACCAAAATCTTCTCGATGACACCGGACCAATACTTACTAATGATAAATTACACTGAACcagaataaaaaatgtttaattccaACAGGTTTAGCTCCTAAAAATTAGGGAGATGGGCTTGGGTATACTGAAAAGATCACAATCAAGCTCCATTTTTTGTACTCGTTTAAGATGTATAACATTTTCAAAACAGTTTACTATAATCTATTAATGACAAAACAAGTAAACTTAATGaatattatgtatataaaataaaatgacattaTACATTGCAAAATATACTACAATTAGAATGTTATGCTTCTTTAATTCGGCAATCTAACTATACATAGCGTTACAATCTAACACGTTCAACCGGGCTTATCAAGTATATTGCATTGTCTTGGTCATGTTTGGAATCAAATTCCAAGTAATGGAAATGACAAAATCTTGGGTTAGTGcgaacaaaaaatatatatcattaaacACCCTCAATCAATGGAAAACACAGATTACATAATCAAAATGATGATTAAAGAACTAACCTTTCCACAGAACTCACAGAAAAATTTACTGTGCTGACTAACTTCCATCTTCTTAATTTGCTTCCTTAAACTAGCACCATATCGGGTGCCTGAAATTTGACAACACAACCATAAATCATCACCTCACTTTGATACATACATAATTTTCCTAAAGTGAAAATGTCTCCAACAAATAAAACGGTATAAAAAAAGACCTTTATTTACTCCAAACTCACTATCGTTCAAAATTTACTTTATGGTAACATCATCGTTACAAGCAAAAATAAACCTTAAACACTAGATCAAACACGGAAAACGTTCAGCAACAATCGAAACCGAACACGTACCGTATTTTCCAACAATACCGGCCTTCTTGGTTCGCTTGGTCTGTTTCAATGCACAAAAACGATAATCACGTTAAAATCAGGGATTGGAACAAAGCTTAGGGTTTCAAAAATGCAATACCAAATACCAGAAAGTGGAAGAAAGTACCATTTTCAGAAGCTGTGAAAAGAGAAGAGCGAGGAGTTGCAGAGTTGAGATGTGTGGCGATTCTGCAAAACTAGGGTTTGACTAGAATAACACACCTTTTAGGGATGCCCTAATGGGCCTATGCGAGTTCGACCCATATTTTAAGCCCAGTCCAGTTCGGCTTGCCCCAACCACCAAAAATTCAAATGTTATTTTGCCttccaaataaataaatgagattcttcgaaattataattatatcaaatatcgaatatgtattattaatgaataaaatatactaaGATTAAAGAATTACAATGAATAAATgtcttcaattttataaattatatttttcctttatattaaataatttgaatggTTATATAAGAccatttataatgaaaattggtaacttatattaaagaaatattgaatataaattcCAAATtcgatataaaaaattataatttgaaaattttagacaATTAATTGCATCGATTATGTAAAGAATTTCTTTTTGCTAATTATAAGTGTATAAAATATGAGTAAAATTGGGGGAAAATATAATGGGAAAAAAAAGTAGAGAACATAAAGTCTTAAGTTGTATTATGAATAGTggaaaaaacacaattttttccATAAAGGTctccatatttttattaaatatataaatttattagaaataaaaattgtaaaaaaaaaggtgaaaattAATTGGTTAGTTTTTAGTTGAGTGTTTGTGTAGttatattttaactatatattgtaaaattatttaaagaaaaaaattctcaCCTCTTGTGATTTTCTTTTCCAGTTTTAtagttttcatatttcaaataaagaaaacaaactcttggcatgaaatttattgaaaact harbors:
- the LOC108347000 gene encoding 60S ribosomal protein L37a, translating into MTKRTKKAGIVGKYGTRYGASLRKQIKKMEVSQHSKFFCEFCGKYAVKRKAVGIWGCKDCGKVKAGGAYTLNTASAVTVRSTIRRLREQTES